Genomic segment of Octadecabacter arcticus 238:
TGGCGCGGGCCTGAGCAAAGCCAGGCCATGGCTGATGATGCCTACTTGGCGCTTGAGGCCCTGGCCGGCGCAATCGACTGACTTACACAGTTCTGAGCGGGGCGACTGTCATAGCCGCCCCGCTCCCATCTGGTCTGTCGCCCAAAGATGCGGCCTCACCTTTGATCAGGATCACGAACATGAATTTGCGCCAAACCGCTGACACAGACGCCAATACAGACCCAAAGACACCGCGCAGCCGCATCCCCGTAGGGGCGCTGTTTTTTGGAGTGTTTCTTGCCCTCGCGATGGGCGCCTATGCCTGGAGCATATTGGACGCTGCGCGCCGGACGACCGACTGGATTTTAATCCTGCCCGTGGCCGGGATCGGGATTCTTGCCCTCGCTTTTGCGATCATCGACGACCTGCGACAGGGTCGGCGAGGGCGAGAGCCCACAATCGGCGAAGGCGACGCCCGCATTGGGGCTGCACTTGTCGTCCTTGTTTTGGGGTTTGCAGGCGCATCACCTTGGCTGGGGTTCGACATCGCCACGGCTGTTTTCATCGCGCTGGCCCTGATCCTTCAGGGTGAACGTCGTCCCTTGGTCGTGGTGCCCATGGCGGTGCTGACCGCGGGTGTGCTTGTCTA
This window contains:
- a CDS encoding tripartite tricarboxylate transporter TctB family protein, giving the protein MNLRQTADTDANTDPKTPRSRIPVGALFFGVFLALAMGAYAWSILDAARRTTDWILILPVAGIGILALAFAIIDDLRQGRRGREPTIGEGDARIGAALVVLVLGFAGASPWLGFDIATAVFIALALILQGERRPLVVVPMAVLTAGVLVYLFKSVLGVPIPSSII